ATGTAAGGTGGTATATAAGAAATACTCAAGTCTAGACAAGGGTGATGTTGCTCATTGCACTCCACCCAAAAGTCTTCTGTCTACATCATTGTGAAGGATATACCTTGACTACTTTTTGTACCCAAATCTCTGTATACATCTAAAAGTGTGTTTGATTAGATTTTATACTAGAAGATCTAAAATTCTTTTATATGTTGGATACTTTAGAAGTCATTCTTGAGTAATGATTTATATGCCCTAGTTTCTATGGTCTTTTGAATGGATCAATAGCAGTTTTCATACTCAATAGCTGAAATCACCATTGATCAACTGATAATAACCCAAACAAGTTTCTTTGTCAGTTATTTTGGTCTTCGAAGTTCCAAGAATTTTTTCAGGTTGAAATTCGAGTCTATCCACCAGTGGGTTGCCatgtgaggaaaaaaaaaaacaaaaaaatgttttaatctGGTCAACTTCACGTTGTTGTATCTGGTGCTAGAGGCTTAAAAGCTATACCATGcagattttgtttttgtccttTCTGTGTGCTTCTGACTTTTGATCAACTTCATTTGACATTTAAGTATAAGCACAAAAACTTATGGAATGACCAAATTTCAACTTAATGAggatattattgaaaacaaaaaaaattggacgACACAGGTTGTGGTGATATCATTTTCAGGACATTTTGATCCCTCCAATATGTGATTTATTAGTACCAATATatactactattttttttcccttcccttTCTAAGGGCATATTGCTGAATACCCAGGACCCCCAAAATAGAAATGGGTTCCAAAGTTTCCATCATGGAGTGCTACACGTATATCATAGCACCCACTTTTTGTTGCATATGGTTCCAGTAGTCCTGTATCAGGGTCAATGAATTTTCCCATGCTATCCATGTATTGAATATTGCGAAAATAACTTGCTTTCCTATAGCCTTCACTCGGAAAATGTCCACTCCCCATTTGAGTTGTGGTGTGATGAGCCTGTTCCCTTGAGTCAAAAATCTCTCCACCCCAGCTGATTCTGCTAGCACTGGTTGCTAAATTTGTGAAGATGGAGCTAGGCCAGTATCCAAGTACCTTACCTTTCACTTGTAACCACCAATTTCCACTATTCTAAAGCACATAAGTTTGAGAATTTAGTGAGCAATATGTAAAAAGAGAATTTGCTGAACTAGGAAATGAATTTAGAGGAAAAATGTCAATTGATTAATACcatttcctatcagcttaaacttttagtataaatggtaatttaatatggtgTTAGAGCCAAAAGTCTCGAGTTTGAACCATGACTCTGTCATTTATtccccatttcaattaaatatttcatatgttgGGCATCACATATTAAAAAGCAATTTGAGCCTACATGTGAGGGAGTGTGTTAAAGTACtgtttaagtgattaaatttaattaatacttcctACCATATTAAACTTTTAcgataaatagtaatttaacaataaaaaataggcACGTGCATTTACCTCGTATATGCTTATCCCTATCGAGAATTGCGCCGCATTGTAGCTTGAAATACGCTGTAAGGGAGTACCAAGTACAAATCTACTATTTACTTGCACGAAACCAGGACATTTGAGATCGTAGCACCCAGTTGTTTGGTATCCATCACGCTTAcaaccacatatatatatatatatatatagcttgatTAGCGATTTGACAAGTGCATGCTAAGGATAATTAACTCAAAACTCGAATGatctcttcgtttttttttttttctaagcatatATAAAAGGCAGGAGGGGATGACGACTATGGTAGCAACTGCCTGTTAGGAAATGCACAAGAGGTGCATATACAGTGGAACACTGGAAATCGCAATCGCTCTCTCAAATCCGATGAACACATAGCTTGACCCGGCCCCATAAGAACATGAATTAGTGAGACTCAAGGCGACTAATACTATTTAGGAGTGACGATTCTCATTTAGAGAGTCGAATTGACACTCTACTTTGAAAGACTTACAAAGCTAAAGCCAAGACTAACCAATGGCTTAACAATTCAGgaaaacaacaagaagaaataaACCACTACAAGTAacttatttactatttaaatactaATCAAAGGAGGATCCTTCCTACTAACAAGCATGTATGCAATATATAACAATGCTTTGATGGGGATTCCTAATGCCAATTTAAGAAATTATATCATGGAAGGAAATAAGCCAACTTACAGTCCAGTATATGAAAAACCTGGGTTCCTTGATTTGCCAACTAACCTAGAACCATGAAATTAATggtgagaaattaattaaactaTCCTCCAAATGATTAATCCATATGttacaattttgttttgaatttcatTATGAACTTTCCAGGCTAGGaatgaccatatatatatatatatatggtcgaACTTACAATCCATCCAGCTTCAATGGTGTTTAGTAGGTCTGAAGGACCCGAGGTAAGCCATATTTGAGCAATGCTAACTTCATCATCATTAACCGTAGGATTCCATACGTTAATAAATGCACTTGCTCCATGGTAGTTTCCTTCACTCAGACGAACTCCAGCGTActaatttcaaatataattcatatgttaattaaaagataaaaagaaattgataaataaatcaaagaaacctaatttgaaattagtttaatgaattttatttagtttaattgtcAAGATAATGCATGTGAAAACAACAGTGGTTCGATAATATGATATACCTCATGGCCTGTAGTATCATAATCAACACGAACATTAAGGTTTTTCCGATGGGCAGCTGGGGGTATAGCACGATGTGGATAATATTCATCTTCTCGTGCATGTCTAATTGGGATTGTTCCTTCAGGGCATTCCTCATTCTCAAGCAAACCTTGAAACAGCTCGTCATCATACAATTCTCCGTTTGTTACATTTGGAATGGAACTGGGTTCCATCTGATTAACCACAAACAAATTACCATATATAGTTAGTCTTATTCCTCGATCAATTGCCGGAATAAAAGGCGCGCAAACCCCAAATTTCTAACGCATTTCATATTAATGATCAATTTAGATATGATCAATGCGTTTGAAAGGATACGgaaattaattattatgtttttaagtAGTTAGCTTCATTCCTATCACAACTTTCCCGAGTTTTATGTTAAtcatattgattaaataattgttatattatgattatgaatgtgattattattattattattattattattattattattattattattattattaattatcttGGGACAACTTGTAATTTAAGATGGTATCAAAGCAAGTCTTAAGTTCAAACTTTTACTCTATGAGTAACccacaattttaattaaatatttcacgtgctGAGACTAACTATTGAAGAAGGGTTTCAACTTGGTAACCTTTGAAGCCATTGGTTGTAACCTTCTTCTTTCAAAAActgttaaaattataatttttttgctaTACATTTTAACTATGTTTTCAATTGTACAAATCGTTTAAACATGCGAATGACTAAGACAATAATAAAGGAACTGCATAGTAAAACATAAACTGAGTTAGGAAACAATAAAGAAACCTGTATGGTATGATTCTTAAGTAATGGATGGTCGAAAGCAGGTTGTTGATAGATATCTACACAGTCTATTACGTCACCATTATTACCCTGCAAAGATTTTAGTAGACCATGGTGGAAAAGTAAGCTTGAAAATTTGCCAAAAATATATAGCCAccgaaaagaaaaagtagagaGAAGGATATTATATATCTAGagtcaaaatcaaaataaaattaagaaagatgTAATATTCATTATGACCTCAATAGTTTTGACAGTTCCTTTATGCTTAACTATCTTTTTGCTTTCTATGGTACCAATCCTTCTTCCACCAACAAATTTATCACTCATCACAGAAGATACGGCTAGCAAGCAAAATATACATCTTAAATTGGTATTGGTCATTGAAAAACAAAGTTGCAGActtctcttatttttaaataatgctATTTTGTCAAGGATAtgtatgctatatatatatatcatcccATCCCAGCAGAACAGCTCAATCAAATCCAAATCATACAGAACAAGATAAGCACATCACTATCCTTTGTAACTGAATATTCTATAAATACAAAGCTTTTACCTAAGTTAAGGTAGACAATCACAAACCATTCAATCTTTAATTCAAAACTTCACATTTTTAAGCAGAATTCAATATTTTTTGCTATGAAAAGGTCAATGCTGGTACGTAATTACAAAAGTGAGCAAGTGATATAAAAAGAACCTCAAAGAAGTTGTCTGTGGAGAACCCTAGACAAAATACTAATGGAATTATGTGTCTATATTAACTTCTTCGAGAATCGTTGACATAATTAGCTTACTTTTTTTAGTACGGTCAAACATAAAAACTAATTTGATATCTTCATAATTATTATgaggatttaataaaaaagcttatgataaaattctttttaaattgtACTGTTATTTAGAAAAGAACTACCTTTGATTGGTCTTACAACTCTAGTACTTTCATATTTATAATATAGATGTAAAGAAACGGcctaaaaacacaatttttctgGCATGTTGGCTAATTAGGTTTTTTTCGTGCTAATAGCCTGTATGAAAACCCACGAGTTGGTAACTAAAatgaattgaatataatattttcTTTGCTCTGCCTTCAGACAATATTGTAATTTTCACTCAGAGCATGAATATTGTGGATGCATGGGAAGGCCTTTGCTTTTATCCTTTGGTGCAAAACACACATGAGATGTATCATGGAGATAAATTCTTGCAACTTTTATGATCTAATCGGTCAGGGGAATATGGGCATGCATACACATGATTGGTAGCGCTTTCGTACCTGTGCTTTCTCTCTGCCATTGTTGTCCAGCCTTGGAGACCTCCACGTCGAATGGAAGGCAATTTTCTGACCTTATTTGGGGAACTAAGCTCTAGACTGGAGAAGGCAGATTTAGAATTGATAGCCATGGTTGCACAACGCATCTGGTTTAGACGAAATCGATATGTTTTCAAAGGTGTGATTGTATCCCCCACCTATTTATTGAAAAGCGCAAAAGAAACTTTTGAGGATTATCGGCAAACTATCGATCCAGACCTTATGTGTGCCCTGTCGGTCTAGTTTTCTTCGCTTGTTCAGTGATCACCACTACCTCTTCATACTGTTAAAATAAATTGGGATTTTGCTTTGGATCGCACGAAGAAGTTGATAGGGGTGGGGATTGTTGCCTGTGATTCTATGGGGAAGGTGGGCGCTTCGATGAGCTCTGTTCAGCGGTATATCTCAAACCCAGCTATTACCAAAGCCTATGGTGCAAGACAAGCAGTTGAATTTGGACATTTCTTGGGTTTGCAATCTGTGATTGTGGAGGGGGACGCTCTTGAGATCGTTTCAGCTTTGGGTTGTCCTAGAGATGGTGATGGGAGATATGGCAATTTATTAGAGGATGCTCGAAGACTTCAAGTGGATTTTCGAGTTTGGGATATTAGGCATGTTAGACAAGATGGAAACAAGGTGGCTCACACTCCTGCTAAGTTTGCTGTTTCTCAACAGCAAAACCATGTTTGGTTCGAGTCTTACCCGACATGTCTATTCGAACTTATACATTCTAAACTTATTTTGTCTAATGATTAATGAAATTACAagttcccttcaaaaaaaaaaaaaaaaaaaaaatcccttatGAAAGAAAATGCTTAAAATATTTAAGCATGATCATACGAATTTTTTGTCTGTGTTTGGACCATTCTTCACATGCAATAGCACATAAAGAAATAGAAGATAACTATTAACTACTAGTTTATTTGCCCTTTTTATTCAAATTATCTCTATATATAGAATTTGGATTCAGATTACTCGTTGAACTAAATCTTATGTCAATGATACctatgaaattataattttgccTATGGGCTATGGGTTTCTGTATATTGatagcaaaaacaaaaagcagGGCATATAAACTGcaatacacatatatatataatagtgcTTATTGTTTGACACAAGAAAAGCATTTTTATTGCAACTGTTTACCATGGAACATTTCTTCTTGGTCATGGAGGACTCACGAGGGATCTTAGTGTTAAGGAGATTGACATTTTAGTAAGTATTTTAATGAGACCATAATATAATATGTTAGGAGAGCGGCTTAATAGGTAGGCCACTTAGGCCATTGCTTAAGGCTCCAAtggaagagaaaaggaaagaaagccCTAAATATTAGCCAATGAAAATTGTGGTAGCATTTTGTTGATCTCTTCTCACGTGGGAGTTTCAACACTTCGTAGTCCATGTATTCTCTTTTTGAcagttttgtattttggttgtTCATTTCTTCTGCACGTGTGAGAGATTTAGTATcaataataatagaaataaataaaaacttaattagtaattttgcaTCTCATAAAATGAGTAGAATGCATTTTAAAGAATACACATTATAATgtaaaaacttaaataaatattatttaaccaATACATATAAATCTTACTTAAAATTATCGCCTTTAAGTCTCAAAATTTATCAAGCCAGTCATCCGTATTGAATACCACTCAACTTAAAAGCAAATTTATATGTTTGAACACAACTATGATATATTAATTTTACTTACACTCGTGACATCTTTTTAAGGTGGGGCATAAACCTTTCTACATTTACACAGGTCTTCCTAATCTTGATTGCAATGGCAAAGACATATAGCATTGTTGTAAATTTCCAAATAAATCtgctacatatatataaaaaaaaaaaaaaaaaaaaaaatagggtctAAGTTAACAATTAATATAGTGGAGCACTAAAAACTCCCTAAGATGTAGGATTAGTGGATTACACCGTGCATGCATACTCGTGAAGAATCACTAAAAGACCTAATTTATTGTTAGTGTTAGAAAAATGGATAATTACACCTTTAGTTTCTGAAGTttgcctaaattacgaatcactctttATAATACAAAAAGATTATAGAGATTCCTtttggtaaactataattacaattcgctaaattaacaaaatctattagtagattacaatacaaatgatgtTTAGAGattgtctcactatttatatgacgtggcaAATTAACATATTCTATTAACTTGGTAGACAGAAAACAAGTTCAACGAGTAATTCATatttatagtttaccacaaagatcctctataaattttttataccacaataAGTTTTTGATCACTCAAATAAGCATAGTCTGCTATGCAAACCAGGTTATGAACCTAAAATTTCCAATAAAGATGGAAAATATAGTGAGCAGGAAGGCAAGACAATTCTAAATTATAAGTAATCACAAAAGAATGCCAGCTAGCTACTTGTAGACAGTAACTTTCTTAATTCGTGCTGGCAAAAGTATGAAGCCTATGCCCACCAAATGAAGTTCCCTCCTTGGCACATTTTCCATAGAAAGGTACCGATCAAGTATGTTTATGGTAAAGTAGAGGGTTTCAGGCTTGAGTTCAAATCTTCTGTGAACTTCAATCAACCGGTCTACGAGAATACTCCTCATCCTCACATTGACTCTCATCctgcataaaagaaaaaacttccaATCATTATTACAGAGAAGGAAGGAAACTAAACTTAGAGTTGATGATTTGAAGAGAGACTAAAGTACTTCCGTGAACTTCCCTAAGCGAGGGCCgttctcttgattttctttcacTAACAAGGTCAAGCTCTTCCTCTTCATTAGAACTAATCACAACTCAGTCTTCGGATTGGGGGAGGTAAGGTGAAGAATGAACGAGGGCCAAGATTACCAATGTCTCCAAGGACTTGCCTATTTCGTTGCCCTTGTCCATCCTTCACCTTACCTCCCCCTATTCGAAAAATAATCGGAAATCTTGGGATTTCAATAAGATCCATCAGATATATTCAAACAAGAAATTAGAAAGCCCTAGAAAGTGTGAAGCGTGAACCAACAAAtagaataaaattgaaaaaaaaaaaaaaaagaagaagaagagaagaagaagaagaaaaaaggagagaTCAAAGCATATCTTGAAATGCATATACACAGTACAAAAGaactgttaaaattttcaacaCAAAGAGACCCCACACAAATTTTCATACGAGCCATTTGAAAATGGTGGGAAAAGTTTGGAAGATTTGTGTTTGTTTCTCGAGAAAGTATGAGTAAGAAAATTGGATTTGTCATCTATGCGAGTTTTATAAGAAACGATTTGGGGTTTTGGGGTATTTATAGTTGGGGTTTTGGGGGAGGGGCGGAGAGGGGATgtctgaaatttttttgtttcatcgaaatttttgaaagagaGAATATGGATGGTTGATGAGTGCAATAATCGACGGATGGTGCTCTTTGGAAGAGCGTCCCACGGATCGCAATTGGTGGCAATGCAAACCTACCAATAGGCACCAGCGTTTTAGTCCCCAAAGAGTTAGAGGGAGAGTGAATTTGGAGCGTTGATTGGTGGGCTAATGTACGGTGCAGATTGTTTGAGCTTTGTCAATTGGTGGTGGATTTAACTAAGAGCAGTGCTACGGAGAATGAAAAATTCCGGATATCATCCGGAAATTTGGCTGTACGGTGGCattcttgtaattttaaataattacaaaaatgccactGTACAGCCAAATTTCCGGATGGAATCCGGAAATTTTCCTTCTCCCCAGTATTACCCTTTAACTAATGACTTTTGATTTGCTTTTAGTGTCACTGAAGTTGGGCCTTTAGGTCTCTATCTGTTCTAAATTGGGTTTTGACCCATTAAGACCCTAAATGTATGCTTGCAATCTTGCAAGGTATCTGATGTTAACAACAAATGTAATTTtatatggacataaatttcctataaattaatttgtaggaaatttcttacgacccacatataagattgacatatgtccattggcatgtgagaagcacatgttatttaaatagcatgtgcttcttatatgtttttttaatagcattaataaaaaaacatgtgattctcacatatttaaaggacacatatcctttttatatgtgagttgtaagatttcctacaaactagtttttagaaaatttctctccattttatATTTGCTACGGATTCAGCAAAACATTAAAGATCCCCTCATCAACCTCCATTAAGACGAAAAACATATATAGCACTTTTTGTAAAgagaaatactatttttttcccctttttcttttaacccctcaaGCATATGATTATTAAAGGAAAATGTTTAAggtactacaatttttactatagTCCCTTATAAACTCATGCAACAGTCCACATTTTATAGAAATAGGTGCTATGTGGTCCCTAACTACCACATAGCAATCCACCTTTTAGTAGCAAGTGTCACATGAACTATTATGTTAATTTGTAAATGTAATAAATGTCATTTGACAATTCACATCTTAGTGATTCATGTGACATGTACCATGAGACTTGCACGCTAGTTTGTAAAAAACTTGTTACAAACATTGGAATACCCATAGCAACAAGGGCATAACCACCCTTTGGCTTCGGCAGGTAATTTCCCCTAAAAATGTTTTCtcttttagttttgccccaGCCTAGCAGCACCTTTTTTTTCGATGAGACTAGCGGGCGGAGGGGAGCTTCAAAGTTGGTACATAATGGAAAAGGTTAGAATATAAGTTACTATGAGGCTACACCACTCAAGAATCGTGCCCTAATTCACAGGTCGAGAATATGGTGCCTAATCTTTAAATAAGGTGCTCATATAAAAGAACTTCATCCCTTAtgaaagatttttatttatttatttatttatttctttctttctttctttatgtgTTTGGACCATTCTTCCCAGTAGCACATAAAGAAATAGAAGATAACTATTAATTACtagtttattttccttttttattcagCTTATCTCTATAAAATTTGGATTCAGATTACTCGTTGAAGTAAATCTTATGTCCATGATACctatgaaattataattttgccTATGGGTTTCTGTATATTGatagcaaaaacaaaaagcaatgCATATATATtgcaatacacacacacatatatagagagagagagagaaattaattatttggaattgcattattaaaagaaaaatacaatttaaaaatgcagaaaatctgaatttttaaattgcagGCAAGATGatggtttttttgaaaatgctcaATCTTAGCGTTAAGGAAATTGACATTTTAGTAAGTACTTTAATGAGACCATAATATAATATGTTAGGAAAGCGGCTCAATAGGTAGGCAACTTAAGCCATTGCTTAAGGCTAGCCACCCCGAAGGCCATTtttgggggtgaccgaaccacccccattgcccttgagggtggttcagccacccccaagggccaaagtggGGGTGGCTGAAatcacccccatttggcttgggggttcAGCCAACCCCAAGGGCTATGGGGGTGGTTCTGCCACCCCCGAAAATGGCTTTGGGAGTGGCTTAGCCACCCTTTTGGCCAAAATGAGGATGGACGGCCAGCCCCATGTGGCCCAAGGGATGGCTATTTAAagctttaaaattaaaaaccacaagtttttttttccaatatatacccctatggttttatatatttcacGATGTGCCCCttgtggttttaataagtaccagaAATGATATATtggttttgtaattatatcacaaatggtactttgTAAACAAACAATATTTGTATATCTGGTATgcctgttttgaaccaaaagtaacatgtatgcctgtatcaaaataacatgttgacaagaattgaatctttccaaaaaaaaaaaaaaaatcaataaaaaaaaaaatcaatcatgtgtaataattgaaaacacaaaataatctgtgtggccaattttattttttttttacatgtccacacaagaggggggaaaTGTATTTGAATTAGTGACATCCGCTTCATTAGGCATGGTCTCTAGCCGATTGAGTAACTCCTTGAGGAGTGACCAATtaatataacccaaaaaatgaccaaatgtttgttacttaaacacaatttttttccaatatatacctatgtggttttatacatttcagGATGTGCTCCCtgtggtttgaataagtatcagaaatgatacattggttttataaatatatcacacatggtactttgtacacaatcaatatatttttgtcCCCAAAGGGTAGTTCAATCGACTAgtgaccacgcctcatgaagcggaggtcactaattcgaatccttcctccccctcttgtgtggacatgtcaaaaaaataaaataaaataaaaaaattcatttgtaccatattattattattattattttaaagatttttttttaaaaaaaaaaaaaatttgttggggtggccgagcctcccctttgggccacatggggtggcCGCCCGCCCCCATTTggcccaagggccaaaacctaattatttttttctttggccttTGAGGGTGGTCGAACCTTAATTTCCGctgttttccttttcaaaaccttaattttagatatttttttaccatttatgataatttttcgtttattgtttaggaggtgattctgagctCGATTTGGACCAGATTTTTGGCAGACTGCTTATTTTATTCCctatttcgttttattagggttttcgggattttactatttttggtaaaattctgctaaagacttaattttcagctatataaacccggcttgtgggcgtttttcagaCAGTTGTttatttgataattttatcgaattcagagttctctctctgttttggggtgaatttcttgctttcttccttgcaaactacttATTGATTAAcctgcagaataatcgctattctttTTCGGCGTCAAGTTTGCTGGCAGAGATGTGGTTGCTAAAGGAGAGCTTGGAGGATACTGGAAAAAAGTCATGTGGATAGCGAACCAATGCCGGAAGCAATTCAAGGTTGTACGCATCCACAAACAGGAAAAGGGATGGTTTATTTTGACAAGAATTTCGATTCTACAGTTCCAATTTATTATATACAATGGGCAGGAAAACCCCCACCTGGAGATCGCATTCGCCCAATTAGCAAAGCCAAGCCTTAATTAGCATTAATAAGGATTAATGTTCATGTCTTAGGCTCTGAATAAGGTAGAGTGTGTcgttaatatttaaatgaataaatatttgTGCTCGTCCTACGCTGTATTTGGAGTGCTTCCATAAGAGACGGCAAATACTGAAAGAGATGTGTTATACATGCATTCTTTTTCTGACATTCTCTCTTCCTTCCACTTGAAGCTAACCAAGATGGTCTTCGTCTTCGTCTTGGTCTTCATTTTCGTCTTTCTCAGAAGTGTGTATTTATCTTTGATgtgtttggttttttgtttttttgttttttaaatgagGGAGGTTATTATGTATTTATGTTTTGATGCTCTCATGTGTGCTGTAAAATTGAATcgataaattaaaggaaaatttcACTTGTCACTCATAATCTTAGGATGcatttgaaattgcgatttcgtagagaaaaaatgcgattttaaatcaaatcgcagaaaatgaaccgtttgaaaattgcgtttttaaaaaattgcgatttgaaaacgcaaaaaaaatgcttattcaaatcgcaggtaatggggtgcttttttgaaaatgcaatattttaaaaggctaacctgcgattttgaaggccaaactgcgattttgccaaacgcttaaccacatttttaaaaatcatttttttaaatcgcacattttaaaatcgctattttgaaatcgtactttttgaaatcgcaaacccaaacggaccctcaTCACTTTTGCTATAATActattaaactttaaaaagtgtcaatttaatatatttatctttcaatttaattttattttaaattcatcatctatatattttttccctaaaattctAAGATATTGTGATCTCGTCATATATCCTCAATGGACAAatggcaacaaaaaaaaaaaactcgcaCTCGATACATGGAAAGGCAGCCCGTATTGAGAACCCCTCTCACATGCGCGGTAAAGAACTTTATATCTTTGTTGGAAGAAAAGTGTGATTAACAAGTAAATAATTGAACTGGACAAGCAAAATTGTTGCTTTGCTTAACCCATTTGGATGAATATGACAAATTGTGTCATGCTTTGTCTAGTCTCCATTTCAATATATGAGCtttcaagtttttaatttaAGGCTTaagtttgttaatgttttcatCAAAAGATGCTACCTTTGTCTCTTGATGTTTGTATGATTCATAATCCAAGATGTTAATTTCTCATATTTCCCTCTGGATAGAGAGTCCTACAATTGTAAAGAAAttatagattttaaaattttaaaattttgactaTTCTTTGTAatgaatagtttaaaaaaagCAACATATTAAAAAGATAGTATGTTTCCATGAAGGTCAAAAagaattttctcttaaaatatttcttcacttttaaagagacttaattattctttaaaaaattaaaagacagttttttgctcaaagcttttatacAACATAAAGCGCAAaaacttgataaaaatatactcaagtCTCATTagtaacatgtcacatttttaataagtaatattttttaaattatttaatgcaAGAAACGACTTGCATTGACATATAATTTAagaataagtaaaaaaaatcattatcctTCCCTTTCCATCCCCTGGCGAGCCACCTCTAAATGATTACTGATACTTAGTTTGTttgggtgtaaaatattttctggaaaatattttttatattttttacttttaatttggTGCAACTGAAAATGATggtcaatgaaaatcattttcagtttgaccgtaaaagcc
This DNA window, taken from Alnus glutinosa chromosome 5, dhAlnGlut1.1, whole genome shotgun sequence, encodes the following:
- the LOC133869094 gene encoding protein neprosin-like, with amino-acid sequence MAINSKSAFSSLELSSPNKVRKLPSIRRGGLQGWTTMAERKHRCIFCLLAVSSVMSDKFVGGRRIGTIESKKIVKHKGTVKTIEGNNGDVIDCVDIYQQPAFDHPLLKNHTIQMEPSSIPNVTNGELYDDELFQGLLENEECPEGTIPIRHAREDEYYPHRAIPPAAHRKNLNVRVDYDTTGHEYAGVRLSEGNYHGASAFINVWNPTVNDDEVSIAQIWLTSGPSDLLNTIEAGWIVSSTIYIYIYGHS